ACCAGCTATGGCCCCTCGAACCCGAACCGCGACGACCAGGGCCGCCCGAAGCAGGCGATGGTCGGCGGCAGCCCGCGCTTGCGGATGTCTTCTCAGTCGATCAAGCGCGCCCTGCGCGAGAGCGCGTTCTTCGAACTGGACCTGAAGGACAATATGGGCACGCGTACCAAGCGGCTATATGGCGAACTGGTCCATCGGCTGGTGGGGCAAGGCGCGCCGGAGAAGGCGGCCCGCGAGGCCGCCGAGCAGGTCGCCGCGATCTTCGGCAAGCTTGAGGCGCCGAAGAAGGGCGAGGAGACACGGGTGGCGACGACGCTGGCCTTCATCTCGCCCGAGGAGTGGCGTCTGGCCGAGGACCTGGTGGGCAAGATCATCGCGGGCGAGGACCTGCCTAAGGAGAAGGAACTTAAGAAACAGGTGCTTCGCCGGGCCGATGGTGCCGTGGACATCGCCATGTTCGGCCGGATGCTGGCCGATGATGCCGACTTCAACCGCGATGCGGCAGTGCAGGTGGCCCATGCCATCACAACCCATCCCGCGCAGGCCGAGGAAGACTGGTATTCTGCCGTCGATGATCTTAACAAGGCGGAAGAAACCGGGGCTGGTCATCTGGGCGAGACCGCTTTCGGGTCTGGCGTCTACTACCAGTATGTCTGCGTGAACGCCGACCTGCTGATCGAGAACCTCGTGGGAGACCGGGAGCTTGCCGTGAAGGGCGCCGAGGCCTTGGCGCGTGCCATCGCGCAGACCACCCCGCGCGGCAAGCAGAACAGCTTTGCCCACCATCCTCGCGCCCACTATATCCTCGCCGAGAAAGGGTCGCAGGCCCCGCGCGACCTGTCGGGCGCCTTTTTCGAGCCTGTCCGGAAACCGCCTTTCCTCGACAATTCCGTGGCCGCATTGACCAAGGCCCGCGCCGATATCGACGCGGCCTATGGCCAGGCCTGGGAGGCCGACTGCGTTCTGCATGTCGGCATCGGCGGCACGCTGGACGAGGTCGTGCGCTTTTCAGGCGATGCGGTTCGGGGGGCGTGATGCGGCCCTATCTGGTGTTCAGCCTGACCGCCACGCTCGGCGCGATGGGCGAACTGGCGGGGCATGAGCGGCGGGGCTCGCTGGTCTGGCCGGGGCGCTCGGCGATCCTCGGGCTGCTCGGCGCCGCCATGGGGATCGACCGGCGCGGCGACTTCTCCGCCCTGGACGCTCTGGAAATGGCCGTCGCCGTCTTCGACAGCGGCGCCCCCTTGCGTGACTACCACACGGTCGAAACCGTGCCTTCGTCCGCTGCGAGGCGGCCGAACTCTCGCCCCGAGGCTCTTGCCGCCGCGCGCGGGCGCACCAACACCACGATCACGTTGCGCGACTACCGGTCCGGGGGGCTCTACGGTGTGGCAGTCTGGGGCGATGGCCTGGAGGCGCTAGCGGCGGCCCTGATGCGCCCTCGCTACACTCTTTATCTTGGCCGCAAGTCATGTCCGTTGGCGGCCCCGCCGGGGGCGAAGGTGATCGAGGCGGACAGCGCCGAGGCCGCGCTGGCGCATCTTACATTGCCGCCCTGGCGCCGTGTGGACCGGTTCGGCGCGCCCGCCACGGCCCGCATGCTGATCTGCGACGCGACGGAGGAGGACGCTGTCCGGGAACAGGTCCACGATGTTCCCCGCGACCGGTCGCTCTGGCATTTCGCGCCGCGCCGCGTCGCGCTCCGCGATGTCGCGATCACCGTGGGAGGCGCGCCATGAGCCTCTACCTCAGCCGAATCCGCCTGTCGCGGAGCCCCTCGGCGCAGGCGCTCGCGGGACTCCTGAACCCGTCCGACGCCGGGCCGCGCCGGTCGGCCCATCACAGGCTCCTCTGGGCGGCCTTCGCAGATGGCCCGGACCGCCGCCGCGATTTCCTGTGGCGTGAAGATCGGGACGGGACGTTCCTGACCTTGTCGGAACGGCCGCCCCAGCCGATGGACCTGTTCGAACCGCATGAGGTCAAGGACTTTGCGCCGGCGCTGGCGCCCGGCCAGAGGCTCGACTTCGTCCTGCGCGCCAATGCGACACGGACGAAGCGGGAAGGTCGCCGCCGCGTCGACGTCGTGATGGATGCTCTGCACGATGTTCCGCAGGGGGCGCGCGCCTCCGAGCGAATGGCGGCGGCAGGGCGGGAGGGCGCGGCCTGGCTTGCCCGCCAGGGCGAGGCGTCGGGGTTCAAGGTCGTGATCGCGACGGCCGGCGACTACTCGACCGTGGCCCTTCCCGATCACCGCGGCCCGCGCAGGGGTCAGCCGCAATTCGGCATCCTCGATCTCGAGGGCCGTATCGAGGTAACCGACCCCGAGGCCTTCCTCGCCCGGCTGGCCCGCGGCTTCGGCCGCGCCAAGGCGTTCGGCTGCGGCCTGATGCTGATCCGTCGGGCCGCATGAGCAGGGGCGCCCTTCCCGGCCTGCCGCCACCACGGCCGATCCCGCTGAAGGACCGCGCCTCGCTGGTCTTCGTCGAGCGTGCCAGGCTCGATGTGGCCGACGGCGCCTTCGTCGCCCTCAATGCCGATGGTACGCGCACCCAGATCCCGATTGGCGGTCTGGCAGGGATCATGCTCGAACCAGGCGCCCGCATATCGCACGCGGCCGTCGCGCTGGCGGCGCGGGCGGGAACGTTGATCACCTGGGTCGGCGAGGGCGGCGTGCGGCTCTATTCGGCAGGCCAACCCGGAGGTGCACGATCGGATCACCTGCTCTGGCAGGCATCCATCGCGCTCGACGATGCGGCGCGTCTCAGGGTCGTGCGCAAGATGTATGCCATGCGCTTCGGCGAGGCCGCCCCCTCGCGCCGTTCCATCGACCAGCTTCGCGGGATCGAAGGCGTGCGGGTACGCGAATCCTATGCACTTCTCGCCCGGCAATACGGCGTCGACTGGAAACGCCGCGCCTACGACCCTTCGGACTGGGAGGCCGGCGACATTCCCAATCGCTGCCTTTCGGCGGCCACTGCGTGCCTGCACGGCCTGACCGAGGCCGCCGTCTTGGCTGCGGGATATGCCCCCGCCATCGGGTTTCTCCATACGGGCAAGCCGCTGTCTTTCGTCTACGACATCGCCGATCTCTACAAGCTCGAGACCGTCGTCCCCGAGGCGTTCCGGGTCGCGGGCCAGGCGGCGAAGGGAAAGCTCGACATGGCACCCGACCGCGCGGTGCGGCTGGCCTGCCGCGATGCGTTCCGGCGCACCGGGCTTCTGGGCCGGATCATTCCGGCCATCGAGGAGGTTCTGTCGGCCGGCGACCTGCCGCGCCCCGCGCCGCCCCCCGAAGCCGTGTCGCCCGCCTTTCCCGCCTCGCCGCCCACTGGCGACCCGGGGCACCGGTGAATCATGTTGGTCGTCGTGGTTTCCAATGCGCCGCCAAGGTTGCGTGGCCGGCTCGCCGCCTGGCTGGTCGAGATCCGTGCCGGCGTCTATGTGGGCGACTACTCCGCCCGCACTCGCGAGATGATCTGGGATCAGGTCACGGCCGGGCTCGAAGATGGAGATGCTGTGATGGTCTGGAAGGCACGTACCGACCAGGGCTACGATTTCCTCACGGCAGGTACGAACCGTCGGATGCCGGTGGAATTCGATGGGCTGAAGCTGGTGAGCTTCTTTCCCGAGAAACCGCGTTGACGGCCGACTGAAAAGCCAACCGTTCGGTACGCTCTTTGACATCGTGAATCTTTCGGTAGATCAAGGGACTGCAGCAAGACTGTTCCCCGCCCGCGCGGGGATGAACCGGTCAGTGAAACGGAGTGCAGGACCGAGGCAAGCTGTTCCCCGCCCGCGCGGGGATGAACCGATCTTCGCGTCGTAGCCGTAGCGCGCGCTCGTCTGTTCCCCGCCCGCGCGGGGATGAACCGGTCTGTTGGCGTTGTCGAGCGAACCGTGTCAACTGTTCCCCGCCCGCGCGGGGATGAACCGGGCTTCCCGTGCTTCGGCGGCCTCGACCTTTCCTGTTCCCCGCCCGCGCGGGGATGAACCGAGGCGGTCGCGCACTTCGTCGACGAGAGTGTCCTGTTCCCCGCCCGCGCGGGGATGAACCGCCTAGAATGGCGCATGATCTGCGAGACCTTCCCTGTTCCCCGCCCGCGCGGGGATGAACCGAGGTGACACGATGATGGAGTTTGTTATGGAACCTGTTCCCCGCCCGCGCGGGGATGAACCGTTCATGTGGACAACCGGAAAATCTTCGAGGCCCTGTTCCCCGCCCGCGCGGGGATGAACCGCTCTTCGGGCGGGGTTCCGAACTCTACGTCCGCTGTTCCCCGCCCGCGCGGGGATGAACCGGTATAGAGCGCGGGAGGTTCGAGCCCAGTGGGCTGTTCCCCGCCCGCGCGGGGATGAACCGATCTGGATCGGCTGTTCGCCCGCGCGGTCCCGCTGTTCCCCGCCCGCGCGGGGATGAACCGGCCCCGCAATCACTTAAACCGAACCAGCAAACCTGTTCCCCGCCCGCGCGGGGATGAACCGTGACCACCAGACGCGACACGATAATATCGCGCCTGTTCCCCGCCCGCGCGGGGATGAACCGACCCAATACCGCCGCGTGATGGACGCCCTGCGCTGTTCCCCGCCCGCGCGGGGATGAACCGGCAACCTGGTCCGCGCCAAGGTGGACGACGACCTGTTCCCCGCCCGCGCGGGGATGAACCGGACGACGTGGTCCGCCTGCACCGGATGCACCCCTGTTCCCCGCCCGCGCGGGGATGAACCGGTGCTGCGCTCGCTGCAGCAGGGGGCGCTGCTCTGTTCCCCGCCCGCGCGGGGATGAACCGCGGTCCTTCTATGGGGGCCAGTGGCGACCGTGCTGTTCCCCGCCCGCGCGGGGATGAACCGCAAATGCGCGC
This genomic window from Rhodovulum sp. ES.010 contains:
- the cas7e gene encoding type I-E CRISPR-associated protein Cas7/Cse4/CasC, which encodes MSTFLQFHLLTSYGPSNPNRDDQGRPKQAMVGGSPRLRMSSQSIKRALRESAFFELDLKDNMGTRTKRLYGELVHRLVGQGAPEKAAREAAEQVAAIFGKLEAPKKGEETRVATTLAFISPEEWRLAEDLVGKIIAGEDLPKEKELKKQVLRRADGAVDIAMFGRMLADDADFNRDAAVQVAHAITTHPAQAEEDWYSAVDDLNKAEETGAGHLGETAFGSGVYYQYVCVNADLLIENLVGDRELAVKGAEALARAIAQTTPRGKQNSFAHHPRAHYILAEKGSQAPRDLSGAFFEPVRKPPFLDNSVAALTKARADIDAAYGQAWEADCVLHVGIGGTLDEVVRFSGDAVRGA
- the cas1e gene encoding type I-E CRISPR-associated endonuclease Cas1e, which gives rise to MSRGALPGLPPPRPIPLKDRASLVFVERARLDVADGAFVALNADGTRTQIPIGGLAGIMLEPGARISHAAVALAARAGTLITWVGEGGVRLYSAGQPGGARSDHLLWQASIALDDAARLRVVRKMYAMRFGEAAPSRRSIDQLRGIEGVRVRESYALLARQYGVDWKRRAYDPSDWEAGDIPNRCLSAATACLHGLTEAAVLAAGYAPAIGFLHTGKPLSFVYDIADLYKLETVVPEAFRVAGQAAKGKLDMAPDRAVRLACRDAFRRTGLLGRIIPAIEEVLSAGDLPRPAPPPEAVSPAFPASPPTGDPGHR
- the cas5e gene encoding type I-E CRISPR-associated protein Cas5/CasD, which encodes MRPYLVFSLTATLGAMGELAGHERRGSLVWPGRSAILGLLGAAMGIDRRGDFSALDALEMAVAVFDSGAPLRDYHTVETVPSSAARRPNSRPEALAAARGRTNTTITLRDYRSGGLYGVAVWGDGLEALAAALMRPRYTLYLGRKSCPLAAPPGAKVIEADSAEAALAHLTLPPWRRVDRFGAPATARMLICDATEEDAVREQVHDVPRDRSLWHFAPRRVALRDVAITVGGAP
- the cas6e gene encoding type I-E CRISPR-associated protein Cas6/Cse3/CasE, whose translation is MSLYLSRIRLSRSPSAQALAGLLNPSDAGPRRSAHHRLLWAAFADGPDRRRDFLWREDRDGTFLTLSERPPQPMDLFEPHEVKDFAPALAPGQRLDFVLRANATRTKREGRRRVDVVMDALHDVPQGARASERMAAAGREGAAWLARQGEASGFKVVIATAGDYSTVALPDHRGPRRGQPQFGILDLEGRIEVTDPEAFLARLARGFGRAKAFGCGLMLIRRAA
- the cas2e gene encoding type I-E CRISPR-associated endoribonuclease Cas2e — encoded protein: MLVVVVSNAPPRLRGRLAAWLVEIRAGVYVGDYSARTREMIWDQVTAGLEDGDAVMVWKARTDQGYDFLTAGTNRRMPVEFDGLKLVSFFPEKPR